TGGGCGATATACCGTATTCCCGGGGTATTTTGGCTTGGGCGATATACCGTATTCCCGGGGTATTTTGGCTTGGGCGATATACCGTATTCCCGGGGTATTTTGGCTTGGGCGATATACCGTATTTTGGCTTGGGCGATATACCGTATTCCCGGGGTATTTTGGCTTGGGCGATATACCGTATTCCCGGGGTATTTTGGCTTGGGCGATATACTGTATTCCCGGGGTATTTTGGCTTGGCCGATATACCGTATTCCCGGGGTATTTTGGCTTGGCCGATATACCGTATTCCCGGGGTATTTTGGCTTGGCCGATATACCGTATTCCCGGGGTATTTTGAAATACAGACGGTATGATTTTCAATACCGTTAaaaataatatatgtatatactatacccCTGTCTCGTGGGGTTGCGTGCTACGCCACGGCTTATAACCAATAAATGTTATCCGGTTTGCTaactgctagctaagtggctagatgtaaagatgtaaagaaaaaaaaatagaacCCCTTGTGTGCACATTCAGTAATACTGTATACCCAGGTATGGTACAGAAATGTATGACTGTGAAAATCTATATACCGCCCAACCCTAGTTTACTGTACACATGGATgaatacattcacacacacacttattttttAACCTGTTTGTGTGTTTTAGAAGACATTAACACAAGTGATTTCACCTGTTTTTTCCACTGATTCCGTATGAGTGAACACAGTGTGTGGGTTTCTCTCTCCCGCTCATTTGAGTGTTGTGGGAGGCAGTGACCTGACAGTCAAGTGTTTGTGAACGAGAACATATGATCCAACCAGCGATGGTTCACTCTCGCCTCCTCTCCCTACTTTCTATCTGTCTGTACAGTCTATTATCTCTCACTAATCCTATTTTTCACTCCATCTCACCTctgaaattgtgtgtgtgtgagatttccACTTGGTTGAAAAGGTGTGAAAGACAGTTCTGTAGTATGGGAACGAGACTACAGCTTGTGTTTCCACCAACTAGCAACCCTCTAccctcacacactccctctgTGTCCACTGCGCCTCGTACCCTCACCTTTCACATGGTCGTCGAGCGGTCACTGCATGATCAACAAGCGTTCACAGCAGGGTCAAAGCCAAGGGATCACACTGCGGTCAGACCTAAAGACGGGACTCCCCTGTTTAGGCTTAGCTTGTACGACTGTATCCTTTAATTACATCATGGCCACATAGACCGAACACAGGGCAGAGTCCAATTTTAGACTTCCAAGTTAGAATTGTATTAATGGTTCTGCTTTGTTCGGATCGCAAACTGCTCTTGGTTGTTTTGGGACTATTGAGTGTCTGTGAAATGAAGGCATGTGCTAATCTCTGGGAGACAAACTAAAACCAAAAAACAAGcttatcacacacacatatatattatatatcacacacacacaggttccgAAGTATCAAATCAACACTTCCTTATTCATTTATGTATtcatgtaagaaataatacatttatgcagtttcatgtttaaaccaggactgatgatgatgatgataggtaTGTCACGTAAtgtgacatacatacatactcgtTACACTAAGAATGATATTACATAAATGATTTTATTTTTAATGTCAAACCGATAGATACAGGTCATGCAAGGTATCCCAGCCTTAAGGCATAACAGCTTTTTAGTAGGTTCTTCTGTAGTAGAATAAATGGGGGAATGGCTAAAGTAACTATATTCTAGAGAAGATTTTAATCAAACATCCAAATGACTTGGAATGTCTATGGCAGTCACATTAATGGAAGAGACTAGGTGTTAGATGAATTTAGTTCTtatgtgttcattaaccaatgAAATTAAAATACTCAGTCTGTCCCCAGAGTTTGTAAGGTTCTGGGGGAAGTGAAACAGACGGAGACCAGTCAAAAATAGTCAGTGACTGTTTATTCTCGAGAGCTCTGCCCATCATTtcatgtacattggtttatatacctcTCATTTCGtcaatgtccctcctcctctcagacaaTGACAACGCTGCTTTTCAATTCCATTCCAACGCATACATATTGCTTATCATATGCTACCACATGTTACACAATGTACTGCAACCCCAACGGTTTCTCCCCTCCCTGGTTGGGGACCAGACATCTTTCCTGTTGTTAGTTTCACTGTGGTCACTAGTTGTCTGTTAACACTTCCTCTTTGCCTATGTACAAACATTCTTCATCAGAAAGGGTAGAATTCTGTTAGTTACAATCCTGcgttaaatgtatacatcatttagtcattattcataaaaatcccatAACACTAGGTTTAAAAGAATTCTGTCAACTACCCCGAAAGGTTTTGCAGAAATCGCGGTTGTAAGATtcccggaatcaggagggaataagcaggacatCTGGAGTCCTCCAACCAGGTCACGGACACCCAAACCACCCTTCAAACGCACACCTCTGCTTTTTCACTCTGTATTGTGTACTCTCGTTCACTCGCTCGATGAATCACTAACCAACCTGTTGTTGCTAACACTAGTATCATTAACCATCTAGCTTTAGGGTCTGCTATTATGGAGCTGCTACATAGTGTTGGTAGTTTGGAACTTCTGTTTTTACTTTGTTTATTGGTATTATATTACTGCCTCCGGTTCCTTATTGCAATCAAGGCAAATCAAATAATCTGAAGGCACTTATCGTAAGTCACTCTGGAAAAGGTTTGGATTTTGAAGAGGAAAGCAATGAAAGaagaaacatagaaaaaggaatggGGGGGAGGTGAAGGAATGATGAGGATATCTGAAGACCATATTATAGGAGTAATTTTCTaaatttccatctctctcctcaattACACCCATACCCCTCTCCTCCATGTCCATCTACcctgctccccctcctccacccagtGCCCACCGCCGCCCCCAGCTCTCCCGATGCCGTGGACCGTTATCTGGAGACGCCCGGGGATGACAATGAACACGCCCACTTCGCCAAGGCCAAGGAGAGCCTGGAGGCCAAACACCGTGAGAGGATGTCCCAGGTAAGATAGAGGGAGTGAGAAGTGTAGGggcagagaagagaagggagggcaaAGGTGGAGGGTGgggtgaagaaggtgcagggTGGAAGAGCGGGGGGGGGAGAtgaagaggggttgagtggaagggggagggaggatggagaaggGGTGAGGTTGGGGAGGGTCgagagtgaggaagggagagggaaggatggaagcGAAGACACTTGAGGTGAAAATACATGGAAGGGAAAGTAAGATGAGGGTaaggagaggaaggggtgagacagaagtAACCCGTCTTTCTTCTTGCATGTGTGTAGGTGATGAGGGAGTGGGAGGAGGCAGAGCGGGAGGCCAAGAGTCTACCTCGTGCTGATAAGAAGGCTGTCATCCAGGTCAGAAACACACAGAGGATACTAAAACATATTAAGAAATGCTAAATATTGAATATCTGAATATTTGATAATAGCGTGGTGGTGTTAGGGATTCTTACTGTCTATCATTTTTATTTGTGTGTATCATATACGATGTGTGTCTTATCATGAACCTATCATCTATGTTAAATATGTTTGTATCATGTataataattgtgtgtgtgtgtgtctatcacacAGCGTTTCCAGGAGAAGGTGGAGGCCCTGGAGCAGGAGGCAGCCAGTGAGAGGCAGCAGCTGGTTGAGACTCACATGGCCCGGGTTGAGGCCCTGCTCAATGACCATCGCCGCCTGGCCCTGGAGAGCTACCTGACCTCCCTGCAGGCCGAACCACCCAGGGTAGGTAGAGGGTACATAGTAACAGAGTATAAACACACAGGTAaagagtacagacacacacacattgttgtcGGGTCCTGTAGAGCCACCTAACTGCCCTGCAGTCCGAGCCACCCAGGGTAGAGACACAcactatacagacacacacagtagatATGGATCCTCCTACCATTGTCTTACTCCGCCCACACACAGACCGACGTTCTGACTCAtatctctctttcgctctcactttttcccttctctccttctcccccccttctctctagcCTCGTCATGTGTTCAGCCTATTGAAGAAGTATGTCCGTGCAGAGCAGAAGGACAGACAGCACACCCTTAAACACTTTGAGCACGTCCGCATGGTTGACCCCAAGAAGGCCGCACAGATCCGACCCCAGGTAATAAGCCCACCAAGGccctttttcttctttttttaacacGTGTTTTATATGGTGACCGTCATTTTGTTGTCATTCTCGTGAAGGCcgaaacaatttgatttgaacttgaATTAGCTGAATAAATCTTTTTATTGATGCTCTTATTACTTATGCATGCACCTCGTCTCACGTTGGTTGAGCGCCTTCTACTCCTCTCCAGTGCAGAAACAACAAAATATTTGCCATTTGtaccaaataaaataataaacctAGAAACAACAGTTCTCATCCACTCCCAATGCCAAATGTGCTCACACGCATAAACACCTATACACCACTGAAGGGTATTTTGGTAACCTCCTGACATGGACAGTGTATGGCTCACAGAAGATAGCTTTTTATTAAATAGCATTCAAATGTACTTGTAGGTTCTGACCCACCTGCGTGTGATTGAGGAGAGGATGAACCAGTCCCTGGGTCTGCTCTACAAGGTGCCCGGAGTGGCTGACGATATCCAGGACCAAGTTGGTGAGTGTTATTTTCAGTCTAATCTCTCCTTCATTAACCAGGTAAAGGTTGACCAGGTCTGTGTGCAAGCATTAACTGATATGAACCAGTAACCTGCCCTCATCCACACTGTCACCAACCACTATCCATAGTTTATATCCACAAAACCCTCATCCATTTTTACTGTGGTTCGTGATACAGATAATCATATAACATCATGACATCTCAATTCTCACCTACACCTCCATCAAATCAATAACTATAACTTCTccttcccactccctccctctctgtgtttgtctgggtCTTGAGTTGTGTGCGTCACTGAACCATCTGCGTCTGAGTCAGTCTCAGACTCTGTCTAGTTTCCCCTCCTCTCAGGCTGCTCCCCTGCCCTCtgttcgcacacacacacaccgcctcccaGCAACACAGACATTGGTTTCCTTTTCTCCTTTCATTAAAATAAATGAGAACAGAGCGTGACATTGTGTTTCAAGTGAAGTGCCTGAGGAAGACTTaaagtggtaccatattccctatatagtgcactgcttttgaccagggcccataaggtacCTACagagcattctgaaagtattctgagcccttgactttttccacattctgttaggttacagccccccatcaatctacacacaataccccataatgacaaagcaaaaacaggttttatacatatgtataaaataaaaaaattatatcaCAATTTcaaaagtaatcagaccctttactcagtactttgttgaagcacctttggcagcgattacagccttagtCTTccttggtatgacgctacaagatttgcacacctggattttgggagtttcttccaatcttctttgcagatcctctcaagctctgtcaggttgggagtgtcactgcacagctatctttcaggtctctccagagatgtttgatcgggttccaGTCCGAGCTCCGGCTGGCCcacccaaggacattcagagacttgtctcacaGCCACTGCTGCAttgtcttcaaatcaaatgttatttgtcacatgcaccaaatacaacaggtgtagaccttacagtgaaatgtttacttacaagcccttaaccaacaatgcaattaaaaaaaataaatggaagtaaaaaataataataagacaaatagaaaaataattaataattaaggagcaacaataaaatagcgagatgttatatacagggggtaccggtacagagtcaatgtgcaggggcaccggttagtctatgtaattaaggtaatatgtacatgtaggtagaggtaaagtgactatgcatggatagtAAACAGAGATTACCAGCAGCGTAATAATGGGGatgggggggacaatgcaaatagtccgggtaaacatttgattagctgttcaggagtcttatggcttgggggtagaagctttttgTAGCTGGACTTGGTGCTCCTGTaccgtttgccgtgcggtagcagagagaacagtttatgacagagaagctacgtctggtaagacgaggggtggggggggggggtgtcttttgtcaataacagctggtgcgcgatgtccaatattaaagaagtctagaggaattgcttgcctgaggtacagtaccttatgataagctgtagaccacactatctaccaagagttaTCAtctattattcgtagccgtctatttaccaccaaagACCTATGCTGGCACTAAGcgcgcactcaaccaactctataaggccataagcaaacaagaaaatgctcacccaaaAGTGTCGCTCCTAGTgtccagggactttaatgcaggcaaactttaatcagttttaccacatttttaccagcatgtcacaacCAGAGGAAAAcgactctagaccacctttactccacacacacagatgcatacaaagctcttccctgccctccatttggcaaaaccgaccataattctatcctcctgattcctgcttacaagcaaaaactaaagcaggagtaccagtgacttggtcaatatggaagtggtcagatggagcggactgttttgctagcacagactagaatatgttcccgggattcatccaatggcagtgaggagtataccacctcagtcatcggcttcatcaataagtgcatcgatgatgtcatccccacagtgactgtacgtacataaccaaaccagaagccatggattacaggcaacatctgaatcgagctaaaggctagagctgctgctttcaaggggtgggacactaatctggacgcaTATAAGAAATCactctatgccctcagacgaaccatcaaacaagcaaagtgtcaatacaggattaagatagaatcctactacaccggctctgacgctcatcgaatgtggcagggcttgaaaactattacggactacaaagggaaacccagatgcgagctgcccagtgacacaagcctaacagacaagctaaatgccttttttatgctcacttcgaggcaagcaacactgaagcatttttgagcgcaccagctgttctggatgactgtgtgataacgctctcggtagccgatgtgaataaaacctttaaacaggtcaacattcacaaagccgcggggccagatggattaccaggacgtgtattcaaagcatgcgcggaccaacttgcaagtgtcttcactgacattttcaacctctccccgactgagtctgtaattcctacatgtttcaagcagaccaccatagtccctgaggctataacgtaacaaatcATGGAAAattgtcaaggggtctgaatactttccgtatgcACTTTATATAGGAAATGGTGGGACTTCTAGTGATCCTATTTTATTGTTGTCTTTGTATGTACTAATAAATCATCGTAATTGTTCAGTTACACAGTCATTTACCACTCTACTGCAACAGCATTGttttctctttttcctctctaccCTGGTTTTCCTTGTTTCTTACACCTTCCATCCTCCCCtttctattcttctctctctgctgctgtctTTCACCCTCTTCCCCTTTTTCTATTTTCTTCTTTCTCCCACCTTATTCTCTTCCttttcctccctcttcccccccccctctctccttctctctccagagTTGTTGCAGAAGGAGCAGGCAGATATGGCCCAGCAGCTGTCCAACCTGCAGAGTGACGTGCGGGTGAGCTACGGAAATGACGCCCTGATGCCCGACAGTCTTCCAGACAGCACCAGGGCTTCCCTGGACCTGCTGCCCCAGGAAGAAGACCTGGACCTGGACATGGGCCTGGACGGACTGGGCTTCATCCACCCTGAGAGCTTCAACCAGGTCAACACAGATAACCAGGGTAGGTGGGCCTAAAGCTATGATCAATACACCCAGAATCAGGGTAGGTATAGTACAGACTACCAGGGTATACACCCAGAATCAGGGTAGGAACCGACAGAACCAGGGTAGGTGtattatacatatacatatatatataacatggttctatgtatatacactgctcaaaaaaataaagggaacacttaaacaacacaatgtaactccaagtcaatcacacttctgtgaaatcaaactgtccacttaggaagcaacatttcacatgctgttgtgcaaatggaatagacaacaggtggaaactataggcaattagcaagacacccccaataaaggagtggttctgcaggtggtgaccagaccacttctcagttcctatgcttcctggctgatgttttggtaacTTTTGAATGCtgacggtgctttcactctagtggtagcatgagacggagtctacaacccacacaagtggctcaggtagtacagctcatccaggatgacacatcaatgcgagctgtggtaagaaggtttgctgtgtctgtcagcgtagtgtccagagcatggaggcgctaccaggataTAGGccgtacatcaggagatgtggaggaggccgtaggagggcaacaacccagcagcatgaccgctacctccgcctttgtgcaaggaggagcactaccagagccctgcaaaatgaaatccagcaggccacaaatgtgcatgtgtctgctcaaacggtcagaaacagactccatgagggtgatatgagggcctgacgtccacaggtgggggttatgcttacagcccaacaccatgcaggatgtttggcatttgccagagaacaccaagattggcaaattagccactggcgccctgtgctcttcacagatgaaagcaggttcacactgagcacatgtgacagacgtgacagtctggagacgctgtggagaacgttctactgcctgcaacatcctccagcatgatcggtttggcggtgggtcagtcatggtgtggggtggcatttctttgggggcctccatgtgctcgccagaggtagactgactgccattaggtaccgagatgagatcctcagaccccttgtgagaccatatgctggtgcagttggccctgggttcctcctaatgcaagacaatgctagacctcatgtggctggagtgtgtcagcagttcctgcaagaggaaggcattgatgctatggactagcccgcccgttccccagacctgaatccaattgagcacatctggtaCATCATgtttcgctccatccaccaacgccacgttgcaccacagactgtccaggagttggaggatgctttagtccaggtctgggaggagatccctcaggagaccatccaccacctcatcaggagaatgcccaggcgttgtagggaggtcatacaggcacgtcgaggccacacacactactgagcctcattttgacttgttttaaggacattacatcaaagttggatcagcctgtagtgtggttttccactttaattttgagtgtgactccaaatccagacctccatgggttaatacatttgatttccattgataatttttgtgtgattttgttgtcagcacattcaactatgtaaagaaaaaagtatttcataagaatatttcattcattcagatctagggtgtgttattttagtgttccctttattttttggagcagtgtatatatgtgtatatatttatgtgtgtgtgtgtgtgtgtgtgtgtgtgtgtgtgtgtgtgtgtgtgtgtgtgtgtgtgtgtgtgtgtgtgtgtgtgtgtgtgtgtgtgtgtacaggatcCATAACTGATTGTAGACAGCTGTCAGGGTCAAAGTGAAACTATATTAAGAAAATACTCATCCTACCTTTTCACTTTCGCTCTCTCCCTAGTTGAACCTGTGGATGCCCGCCCTTTTCCTGATAGAGGCTTTCCAACACGACCAGTGTCTGGTCTGAAGCCAGAGGAGATCCCTGAGCTCAGgatggaggcagaggagaggcacAGCACCGGATTCGAGGTGCACCACCAGAAACtggtatctatacacacacacacacacacacacacacacacacacacacataccaccaaAGCCTGTACACATACACCACTCCATGTTGTATATTTGCACGCTTTTCATAAATGGCCACAGATACAAGCATCATGGAGTTATCCCAGACATATCCCATGACTGTATCCATGCCCATATGGGTATATCCATATGTCTATCCATATGTATTGGCTGACCATTGGCATGGTAACCAAGGCCTGCCGAGACGACCAGGGTTGGTGACTGGCGTCTACGATGCCAGGATGTTAGTTTCACACCAGCGCTAATTTATAATTGTCCTCAGATGAACACTGTCTGAAATTGAAAAcgcgacacacacacattcacacttcCAAAAATGAGTTTTGTGCCCAATTAAATCTCTTATACATTTATAATTGTCCTCATTAAATAAGGAACAAAAATTATGTAACACTCATCTTGTATAGCATAACTTTAAGCTTACCTCTAAAATCCCTCAATAATGTAACTCTGAACCTTAATCATGTCTTTTGTATTCCATCCAAACCCCAAATTATTCCTACTCCAACTTCATTTCACCTTAATGCCTTGAACTCCTGTCTCCATAAATCCTGTCAGTATTTGTGATTGGTTGTGCAGTGTGActtacagtctctctctttttctctctctctgtttctctcctctctctaggtgTTCTTCGCCGAGGATGTCGGCTCTAACAAGGGTGCCATCATCGGGCTGATGGTGGGAGGCGTCGTCATAGCGACCGTCATCGTCATCACCCTGGTGATGCTGAGGAAGAAGCAGTACACGTCCATCCACCACGGAGTCGTCGAGGTGAGGAgtagaggagatgtgtgtgtgtgtgtgtgtgtggacttgtATTACTAATCCTAGTGGGTACCGGAAATCTCCTAaatgtccccacaaggatagtgaaACAAGGGAAATTCTCCCACGAGAACaaaggctagggttaggaggtCGGGTTAGGTTTGTGATTAGGACAAAAGGATTttcaatggaaatacattttaggtctccacaaggatagtaaaatatATGCTATGCATGCATGCGTGTACTGTTTTTGACTTTGGctcagtgtttcctgtctctatTTCTGTTGTTATTGAGTTTGTTTGAGACTTGAAACCAAAGTCTGTGTAGAAGGTAAACAGTGCACATGTACCGTGTCAGCATGGGTACGAATCCATCCTACTGCATCAGTAAATATGTAAGGAGTGGGAACCGCTCCCACTcgattaacaacaacaacaacacggcAATAGTGTAtgacacgtgtcaaactcattccacggagggacGACTGTCTGCGGGTTTTTGGTCATTCATTtactaaggaactcccctcacctggttgtctaagtCCTTAATTGAACTGAAAAAACAAACACCTTAGACACTttgccctccgtggaatgactTTGACACCCCTGGTGTACGAGGGAATACCATATTTTATGtgtaacacatctctctctgttctgcagGTGGATGCAGCAGTCACCCCTGAGGAGCGCCACCTGTCTAAGATGCAGCAGAACGGCTATGAGAACCCCACCTACAAGTTTTTTGAGCAGATGCAGAACTGAGGAATGACAAACCCCCTCACCCCTTTGACCGCTACCCAACCCCTCTAACCCTCCACTCCCCTACGCCCTTAACACTATCCCCACTCCAAACCAACCCTAGCCTACCCTCAAGCAGTGCGGGTTGGAACCAGGCACCACTATCACTCCTGGTGTAGATGGAGACGGTCCCCTTCAACACTGGTCCAGAGTCAGTTTTTAGTTTGACTTGGAATGTGTTGAGGAATGGACTTGAGTAGGGAGATCTGACTCCAGACCAGTTATTTAAGGGGGCATTCTCTGGCTGTAGTGCCAgccacactgtccccaaccctacACTACTACATTCTCTC
The genomic region above belongs to Oncorhynchus kisutch isolate 150728-3 linkage group LG16, Okis_V2, whole genome shotgun sequence and contains:
- the LOC109906642 gene encoding amyloid-beta A4 protein-like isoform X1 codes for the protein MGDRMALLLLVIATTALAVEVPTDGGMGLLAEPQVAMFCGKLNMHVDVQSGKWESDPSGTKSCIGTKEGILQYCQEVYPELQITNVVEANQPVSVQNWCKKGRKQCRSHLHIVVPYRCLVGEFVSDALLVPDKCKFLHQERMDMCESHLHWHTVAKESCGDRTLNLHDYGMLLPCGIDRFRGVEFVCCPSDRETDSTEQDEDDSDVWWGGAETDYTDNSMARGAAEPAESKQRQEEEETAPAMVEEDDEEGQEVLDNDQDGDGDEEDDDDDDDDVVDEREDSEPTTNIAMTTTTTTTTESVEEVVREVCWANAETGPCRAMLARWYFDHEEGRCAQFIYGGCGGNRNNFESEEYCLSVCSNVMPTAAPSSPDAVDRYLETPGDDNEHAHFAKAKESLEAKHRERMSQVMREWEEAEREAKSLPRADKKAVIQRFQEKVEALEQEAASERQQLVETHMARVEALLNDHRRLALESYLTSLQAEPPRPRHVFSLLKKYVRAEQKDRQHTLKHFEHVRMVDPKKAAQIRPQVLTHLRVIEERMNQSLGLLYKVPGVADDIQDQVELLQKEQADMAQQLSNLQSDVRVSYGNDALMPDSLPDSTRASLDLLPQEEDLDLDMGLDGLGFIHPESFNQVNTDNQVEPVDARPFPDRGFPTRPVSGLKPEEIPELRMEAEERHSTGFEVHHQKLVFFAEDVGSNKGAIIGLMVGGVVIATVIVITLVMLRKKQYTSIHHGVVEVDAAVTPEERHLSKMQQNGYENPTYKFFEQMQN
- the LOC109906642 gene encoding amyloid-beta A4 protein-like isoform X2 — translated: MGDRMALLLLVIATTALAVEVPTDGGMGLLAEPQVAMFCGKLNMHVDVQSGKWESDPSGTKSCIGTKEGILQYCQEVYPELQITNVVEANQPVSVQNWCKKGRKQCRSHLHIVVPYRCLVGEFVSDALLVPDKCKFLHQERMDMCESHLHWHTVAKESCGDRTLNLHDYGMLLPCGIDRFRGVEFVCCPSDRETDSTEQDEDDSDVWWGGAETDYTDNSMARGAAEPAESKQRQEEEETAPAMVEEDDEEGQEVLDNDQDGDGDEEDDDDDDDDVVDEREDSEPTTNIAMTTTTTTTTESVEEVVRVPTAAPSSPDAVDRYLETPGDDNEHAHFAKAKESLEAKHRERMSQVMREWEEAEREAKSLPRADKKAVIQRFQEKVEALEQEAASERQQLVETHMARVEALLNDHRRLALESYLTSLQAEPPRPRHVFSLLKKYVRAEQKDRQHTLKHFEHVRMVDPKKAAQIRPQVLTHLRVIEERMNQSLGLLYKVPGVADDIQDQVELLQKEQADMAQQLSNLQSDVRVSYGNDALMPDSLPDSTRASLDLLPQEEDLDLDMGLDGLGFIHPESFNQVNTDNQVEPVDARPFPDRGFPTRPVSGLKPEEIPELRMEAEERHSTGFEVHHQKLVFFAEDVGSNKGAIIGLMVGGVVIATVIVITLVMLRKKQYTSIHHGVVEVDAAVTPEERHLSKMQQNGYENPTYKFFEQMQN